Proteins found in one Nanoarchaeota archaeon genomic segment:
- a CDS encoding type II toxin-antitoxin system YafQ family toxin: protein MYEIEYDHQLRETLNKLFKRDKKRYEICMKKIEEILASPEHYKPLRYDMKNRREVHIAKSFVLTFRIDGNIIRFLDLEHHDKIFRR, encoded by the coding sequence ATGTATGAAATTGAGTACGACCACCAATTAAGGGAAACACTCAATAAATTATTCAAAAGGGACAAGAAGCGATACGAAATCTGCATGAAGAAAATCGAAGAAATTCTTGCCAGTCCCGAGCATTATAAACCGCTGCGCTACGACATGAAAAATAGAAGGGAGGTTCATATAGCCAAGTCATTTGTTCTTACGTTCCGGATTGACGGAAATATTATCCGATTTCTTGATTTGGAGCATCACGATAAGATATTCCGAAGATGA
- a CDS encoding NUDIX domain-containing protein, whose translation MPQESSRGAVIFRMDGGERLYLLLHYESGHWEFVKGKIEKGEQDKDTVVREAREETGITDLNFVFGFREKIEYFFRREGQTVHKEVIFFLAETCARDITISDEHIGFEWLPYEDALKKLTFDNAKNILKKAEQFMNSVQKP comes from the coding sequence ATTCCGCAAGAATCATCAAGAGGCGCAGTGATTTTCAGGATGGATGGCGGAGAAAGGCTTTATCTTCTCTTGCATTATGAGTCCGGCCACTGGGAATTTGTCAAGGGCAAAATCGAGAAAGGAGAGCAGGACAAAGACACTGTTGTGCGCGAGGCGCGCGAGGAAACCGGCATCACTGACCTGAATTTTGTCTTTGGCTTTCGCGAGAAAATAGAATATTTCTTCCGGCGCGAGGGCCAGACAGTTCACAAGGAAGTCATCTTCTTTCTGGCAGAGACTTGCGCGCGCGACATCACAATATCTGATGAGCATATCGGTTTTGAATGGCTGCCGTATGAAGACGCGCTGAAGAAACTGACGTTTGACAATGCGAAGAATATTTTAAAAAAGGCAGAACAATTTATGAACTCTGTTCAAAAGCCTTAG